In Pseudomonas sp. ADAK18, a single window of DNA contains:
- a CDS encoding transposase: protein MTVVTDQRRPVFTDFHLGRLLVKKMKLAHEEGSVSSLAWVIMPDHFHWLFELQERSLPQVMCRVKSRGSLSINQSTKTSGRLWQKGYHDRAIRKEDDLRTIARYIVANPLRAGLVRKAGEYPLWDASWL, encoded by the coding sequence GTGACGGTTGTTACCGATCAGCGCCGGCCTGTCTTTACCGATTTCCATTTGGGCCGATTACTGGTCAAAAAGATGAAGCTCGCCCATGAGGAAGGGAGTGTTTCTTCCTTGGCCTGGGTGATCATGCCCGACCATTTTCACTGGTTATTCGAACTGCAGGAAAGGTCCCTGCCCCAGGTAATGTGCAGGGTAAAGTCCAGAGGCAGCCTGTCCATCAACCAGTCAACAAAGACCAGCGGACGGCTCTGGCAAAAAGGCTATCACGACAGGGCGATTCGCAAGGAAGATGACCTGCGAACCATTGCTCGCTACATCGTAGCCAACCCCCTACGCGCAGGCCTGGTCAGAAAAGCCGGCGAGTATCCACTATGGGACGCGAGCTGGCTGTAG
- a CDS encoding PAS domain-containing methyl-accepting chemotaxis protein translates to MFNTRLKQELSALREELSSLLQVRESLESEMLALTLDPEGRITSVNANFLEEMAYQGINLQGRLIDDLVPAHVKQNEFQLRFKNALARGEHFAGTVRLLRGNGKEAWLRSIVQPIRGSDGRIKHFSIFSSDLTRTIEASREHENLIGALVRSTAVIEFDLSGNVLTANDRFLNGMGYSLAQIQGKHHRTFCEPEEYNSAEYQNFWRRLNAGEFVADRFKRIDSHGRVVWLEASYNPVVDANDRLYKVVKFATVITDQVNQEQAVAEAANIAYSTSLQTDSSAQRGTTVVTQAVDVMRDLAKHMQQAGEGIEALNAQSQVIGSIVKTISGIAEQTNLLALNAAIEAARAGEQGRGFAVVADEVRQLASRTSKATEEIVGVVRRNQDMARDAVALMSEGQLQAEQGLALAAEAGTVIVEIQDGAQKVVSAVGQFANQLAT, encoded by the coding sequence ATGTTCAATACCCGCTTGAAGCAGGAGCTGTCCGCTCTTCGCGAAGAACTGTCCAGCCTGCTGCAGGTCAGGGAGAGCCTGGAGAGCGAGATGCTGGCCTTGACCCTGGATCCAGAGGGACGTATCACGTCGGTCAATGCCAACTTTCTCGAAGAGATGGCCTATCAGGGGATCAACCTGCAAGGCCGTCTGATCGATGACCTGGTACCTGCGCACGTCAAGCAGAATGAGTTCCAGCTGCGCTTCAAAAATGCCCTGGCCCGTGGCGAACACTTCGCCGGGACCGTGCGCCTGTTACGAGGCAACGGCAAGGAGGCGTGGCTGCGTTCTATCGTGCAACCGATACGGGGTTCGGATGGGCGGATCAAGCACTTCTCGATTTTTTCCAGTGACTTGACCCGCACCATCGAGGCGTCCCGCGAGCACGAAAACCTGATCGGCGCCCTGGTGCGCTCCACAGCGGTGATCGAGTTTGACCTCAGCGGTAATGTTCTCACCGCCAACGATCGGTTTCTCAATGGTATGGGTTACAGCCTGGCGCAGATTCAGGGCAAACATCACCGTACGTTCTGCGAGCCGGAGGAATACAACAGCGCTGAGTATCAGAACTTCTGGCGGCGCTTGAATGCGGGCGAGTTTGTGGCGGATCGCTTCAAGCGGATCGACAGCCATGGCCGCGTGGTGTGGTTGGAGGCGTCCTATAACCCGGTGGTCGATGCCAATGACCGGCTGTACAAAGTGGTCAAGTTCGCCACCGTGATCACCGATCAAGTCAACCAGGAACAGGCCGTCGCCGAAGCCGCCAATATCGCCTACAGCACCTCATTACAAACCGACAGCAGTGCCCAGCGCGGCACCACGGTGGTGACCCAGGCGGTGGATGTGATGCGTGACCTGGCCAAGCACATGCAACAGGCGGGCGAGGGCATTGAGGCATTGAATGCTCAGTCCCAAGTGATCGGCAGCATCGTCAAGACCATCAGCGGTATTGCCGAGCAGACCAACCTGCTGGCCCTTAACGCCGCCATCGAAGCAGCACGCGCCGGCGAGCAGGGTCGTGGCTTTGCAGTGGTGGCCGATGAGGTTCGGCAATTGGCTTCGCGCACCAGTAAAGCCACCGAGGAAATTGTCGGTGTTGTGCGTCGGAACCAGGACATGGCCCGTGATGCAGTCGCCTTGATGAGTGAAGGCCAGCTCCAGGCCGAACAAGGCCTGGCCCTGGCGGCCGAAGCCGGCACGGTGATCGTCGAGATCCAGGATGGCGCGCAGAAAGTCGTCAGTGCTGTCGGCCAGTTTGCTAATCAGTTGGCCACTTAA
- a CDS encoding CusA/CzcA family heavy metal efflux RND transporter: protein MFERLIQFAIEQRIIVLLAVLLMAGIGIASYQKLPIDAVPDITNVQVQINSAAAGFSPLETEQRITFPIETAMAGLPGLQQTRSLSRSGLSQVTVIFKDGTDLFFARQLVNERLQVAREQLPEGVEARMGPISTGLGEIFLWTVEAEDGARKEDGSAYTPTDLRVIQDWIIKPQLRNVPGVAEINTIGGFAKEYQIAPDPKRLAAYNLTLTDLVTALERNNANVGAGYIERSGEQLLIRAPGQVASIEDIANIVINTVDGTPIRVRNVAQVDIGRELRTGAATENGREVVLGTVFMLIGENSRTVSQAVAKKLEEINRSLPEGVVAVTVYDRTNLVEKAISTVKKNLFEGALLVIVILFLFLGNIRAALITAMVIPLAMLFTFTGMFTNKVSANLMSLGALDFGIIVDGAVVIVENAIRRLAHAQQRHGRLLTRSERLHEVFAAAKEARRALIFGQLIIMVVYLPIFALTGVAGKMFHPMAFTVVTALLGAMILSVTFVPAAIALFVTGKVKEEENLVMRTARRAYAPVLDWVMAHRPLAFGLAVMTIVVSGAVASRMGSEFIPSLSEGDFAQQAMRVPGTSLTQSVQMQQQLEKTLLAKVPEVERVFARTGTAEIASDPMPPNISDSYVMLKPKDQWPDPKKSREAIIADIQRASAIVPGSVYELSQPIQLRFNELISGVRSDVAVKVFGDDMAVLNKTAGEIAETLQGLKGASEVKVEQTSGLPVLTINIDRDKAARFGLNVGDVQDTIAVAVGGRQAGTMYEGDRRFDMVVRLSDALRTDIDGLSRLLIPIPALASNAGGQIGFIALSEVASLDLVLGPNQISRENGKRLVIVSANVRGRDIGSFVEEAATAITTQVKIPAGYWTTWGGQFEQLKEASERLRIVVPVALLLVFGLLFMMFNNLKDGLLVFTGIPFALTGGIMALWLRDIPLSISAGVGFIALSGVAVLNGLVMIAFIRNLREEGRTLSVAINEGALTRLRPVLMTALVASLGFIPMALATGTGAEVQRPLATVVIGGIISSTILTLLVLPALYYWAHRRDEEPVSD from the coding sequence ATGTTTGAGCGCCTTATCCAATTTGCCATCGAGCAGCGCATCATCGTGCTGCTGGCGGTGCTGTTGATGGCCGGTATCGGTATCGCCAGCTATCAGAAACTGCCCATCGACGCGGTGCCGGACATCACTAACGTCCAGGTACAAATCAACTCGGCCGCCGCCGGGTTTTCGCCGTTGGAAACCGAGCAGCGCATTACGTTTCCCATTGAGACGGCCATGGCAGGTTTGCCGGGATTGCAGCAGACCCGCTCGCTGTCCCGCTCCGGCTTGTCTCAGGTGACGGTGATTTTCAAGGACGGCACTGACCTGTTCTTTGCCCGGCAACTGGTCAACGAGCGTTTGCAGGTGGCCCGGGAGCAACTGCCCGAAGGCGTCGAGGCGCGGATGGGGCCGATCTCCACCGGGCTTGGCGAGATTTTCCTGTGGACCGTGGAAGCGGAAGATGGTGCCCGTAAGGAGGACGGCTCTGCCTACACGCCGACAGACCTGCGGGTGATCCAGGATTGGATCATCAAGCCGCAATTGCGCAACGTCCCGGGTGTGGCCGAGATCAACACCATCGGTGGCTTTGCCAAGGAATACCAGATCGCTCCAGACCCCAAGCGCTTGGCGGCTTACAACCTGACTTTGACCGACTTGGTCACCGCGCTGGAGCGTAACAACGCCAACGTCGGCGCCGGTTATATCGAGCGCAGCGGTGAGCAATTGCTGATCCGCGCGCCAGGGCAAGTGGCGTCCATCGAAGACATCGCCAACATCGTGATCAACACCGTCGACGGTACGCCGATTCGTGTGCGCAACGTCGCCCAGGTCGACATCGGCCGTGAGTTACGAACCGGCGCAGCCACCGAAAACGGTCGCGAAGTGGTGCTGGGTACGGTGTTCATGCTGATCGGCGAGAACAGCCGCACCGTGTCCCAGGCGGTGGCGAAAAAACTGGAAGAGATCAATCGTTCGCTGCCCGAAGGCGTGGTGGCGGTCACCGTGTATGACCGCACCAACCTGGTGGAAAAAGCTATCAGCACCGTGAAGAAAAACCTCTTCGAAGGTGCACTGCTGGTGATCGTGATTCTGTTCCTGTTCCTGGGCAATATCCGCGCGGCGCTGATCACCGCGATGGTGATTCCCCTGGCGATGTTGTTCACCTTTACCGGAATGTTCACCAACAAGGTCAGCGCCAACCTGATGAGCCTCGGGGCGCTGGACTTCGGGATTATCGTCGACGGCGCGGTGGTGATCGTCGAGAACGCCATCCGCCGCCTGGCCCATGCCCAGCAACGGCATGGACGGCTGTTGACCCGCAGCGAGCGTTTGCATGAAGTGTTTGCGGCGGCCAAGGAAGCACGCCGGGCGCTGATCTTCGGGCAACTGATCATCATGGTGGTGTACCTGCCGATCTTCGCCCTCACTGGCGTGGCCGGGAAGATGTTCCATCCCATGGCGTTCACGGTGGTGACTGCGCTGCTGGGTGCGATGATTCTCTCGGTGACCTTCGTGCCGGCAGCGATTGCGCTGTTTGTCACCGGCAAGGTCAAGGAAGAAGAAAACCTGGTGATGCGCACTGCACGCCGGGCCTATGCGCCGGTGCTGGATTGGGTGATGGCGCACCGTCCGTTGGCCTTCGGCCTGGCGGTGATGACCATCGTGGTATCGGGTGCTGTGGCCAGCCGCATGGGCAGTGAGTTTATCCCCAGCCTCAGTGAAGGCGACTTTGCCCAGCAGGCCATGCGTGTACCGGGCACCAGCCTTACGCAATCAGTCCAGATGCAGCAGCAGTTGGAAAAAACCTTGCTGGCCAAGGTCCCGGAAGTCGAGCGCGTGTTTGCGCGTACCGGTACTGCGGAAATCGCCTCGGACCCAATGCCGCCGAATATTTCCGACAGCTACGTGATGCTCAAGCCGAAGGACCAGTGGCCCGATCCGAAGAAGTCTCGCGAGGCCATCATCGCCGATATCCAGCGCGCCAGTGCGATTGTGCCGGGCAGCGTGTATGAGCTGTCGCAGCCGATTCAACTGCGTTTTAACGAGCTGATCTCCGGGGTGCGCAGTGACGTGGCGGTGAAGGTATTTGGCGATGACATGGCGGTGCTGAACAAGACCGCCGGGGAAATTGCCGAGACCTTGCAGGGGCTCAAAGGAGCCTCTGAGGTGAAGGTGGAACAAACCTCCGGGTTGCCGGTGCTGACCATCAATATCGACCGCGACAAGGCTGCGCGTTTTGGCCTGAATGTGGGCGATGTGCAAGACACTATTGCCGTCGCGGTGGGGGGGCGTCAGGCCGGTACGATGTATGAAGGTGACCGGCGTTTCGACATGGTCGTGCGCTTGTCCGACGCCCTGCGTACCGATATCGACGGGTTGTCACGGTTGTTGATCCCGATTCCGGCGCTGGCCAGTAATGCCGGTGGACAGATTGGTTTTATCGCATTGTCGGAAGTCGCCAGCCTGGACCTGGTGCTTGGCCCCAATCAGATCAGTCGTGAGAACGGCAAGCGCCTGGTGATCGTCAGTGCCAACGTGCGTGGACGTGACATAGGCTCGTTTGTCGAAGAGGCCGCGACGGCCATTACCACTCAGGTGAAAATCCCTGCCGGTTACTGGACCACCTGGGGCGGGCAGTTCGAACAGCTGAAAGAAGCCTCCGAGCGTTTGCGCATCGTGGTGCCGGTGGCGTTGCTGTTGGTATTCGGGCTGTTGTTCATGATGTTCAACAACCTCAAGGACGGGCTGCTGGTGTTTACCGGGATTCCGTTTGCGTTGACGGGTGGGATCATGGCGCTGTGGCTGCGGGATATTCCGCTGTCGATCTCGGCGGGGGTGGGGTTCATTGCCTTGTCTGGCGTGGCGGTGCTCAACGGGCTGGTGATGATTGCCTTCATTCGTAACTTGCGGGAGGAAGGGCGCACGTTGTCGGTGGCGATCAACGAAGGGGCTCTGACTCGCTTGCGGCCGGTGTTGATGACGGCGTTGGTGGCATCCCTGGGGTTTATTCCCATGGCGTTGGCGACCGGGACCGGTGCCGAGGTACAAAGGCCACTGGCGACGGTGGTGATTGGTGGGATTATCTCGTCCACGATCCTGACGTTGTTGGTATTGCCGGCGCTGTACTACTGGGCGCATCGGCGGGATGAAGAGCCCGTGAGCGACTGA
- a CDS encoding DUF2790 domain-containing protein, with amino-acid sequence MNTLNVTLGALVLALSFGAMAEGGGDRTFTQLMDNNQKAMALYAAKNGKPAPEVQAYRYGMKLDIAKVVNVTPPIRACEVVPSRMTYEDSTGKLNTLEYQVMGMCRNNGS; translated from the coding sequence ATGAATACCCTAAACGTCACACTAGGCGCGTTGGTCCTGGCCCTGTCGTTCGGCGCAATGGCCGAGGGCGGTGGTGACCGCACCTTTACCCAGTTGATGGACAACAACCAGAAGGCCATGGCCCTGTATGCCGCGAAAAACGGCAAGCCAGCGCCCGAGGTTCAAGCCTATCGCTACGGCATGAAGCTGGACATTGCCAAGGTGGTCAACGTGACGCCGCCGATCCGTGCTTGCGAGGTGGTGCCGTCGCGTATGACCTACGAAGACTCCACCGGCAAGCTCAATACCCTGGAGTACCAAGTGATGGGCATGTGCCGTAATAACGGCAGTTGA
- a CDS encoding AraC family transcriptional regulator — protein sequence MGKPTSNIDWLHRAPHASGLERIEAYFSGFGFDPHRHDTYAIGRTLFGVQSFHYRGNKTHSLPGTTMVLHPDEVHDGWASSEEGFKYRMIYVEPALIQQILGGKPLPFIHNGLSRDPWLYRASEVLLQSLDCPIDPLQEQDALFDLAQALNNASGISVVRKTFDYQAAERARELIHSALGRPITLEEMAAHSGRDRWALSRDFRLLFGTSPYRYLTMRRLDLVRTLIGQGQSLVDAALTAGFTDQSHMTRQFHSTFGLPPSRWVKMLGR from the coding sequence TATTTTTCCGGGTTCGGCTTCGATCCCCATCGCCACGACACCTATGCCATCGGCCGCACCCTGTTCGGGGTGCAGAGTTTTCATTACCGCGGCAACAAGACCCACAGCCTGCCAGGCACCACCATGGTGCTGCATCCCGACGAAGTCCATGACGGTTGGGCCAGCAGCGAGGAAGGTTTCAAGTACCGGATGATTTATGTGGAGCCGGCGCTGATCCAGCAGATCCTCGGCGGCAAGCCGTTGCCATTTATCCACAATGGCCTGTCACGCGACCCGTGGTTGTACCGGGCCAGTGAAGTGCTGCTGCAAAGCCTGGACTGCCCGATTGATCCGTTGCAGGAACAAGACGCGCTGTTCGACCTGGCTCAAGCCCTGAACAATGCCTCGGGGATCAGCGTCGTCCGCAAGACCTTTGACTACCAGGCCGCCGAGCGAGCCCGGGAACTCATCCACAGCGCCCTGGGCCGCCCCATCACGCTGGAGGAGATGGCTGCGCACAGTGGGCGCGACCGTTGGGCGTTGTCGCGGGATTTTCGCCTGTTGTTCGGCACCAGCCCCTACCGCTACCTGACCATGCGCCGCCTGGACCTGGTGCGGACCTTGATCGGCCAGGGGCAATCGTTGGTGGATGCTGCGCTGACGGCCGGGTTCACCGATCAGAGCCACATGACCCGCCAATTTCACAGCACCTTCGGGTTGCCGCCGTCGCGGTGGGTGAAGATGCTCGGGCGCTGA
- a CDS encoding OprD family porin: MCTNRKLSLSFIAALAGCTPLAAMAVEEQPEGFIEGSTLNVLARNFYFNRDDRKGQSSPTGNGYSEAWAQGLISKFESGFTQGTVGFGLDAFAMYGLKLDSGTGRSGGKGSFGVLPVDSDNRPEDNYSKLGGALKVRLLDTVIKAGDVFPQTPVVHYGDSRLLPESFRGVTAQNTSFDGLTLQGGRLHAMSQPNASGMNNGFATFYAGKVDSPWIAYFGGDYQVNPNVSVSLYSSRLKDAWDQYYFGTAASYPLTDEVSLFGGFNYYNAQDEGKKLLGEFNNNIWSAKVGVKMGAHKLALSHQRNNGNDDFDYLRQSDSIFLDNSIQYSDFNSPKERSWMVTYNLDMQPFGIPGLSFMTRYGKGTGGDYSNANSVYMRRDAAGNPLTDQRRWERDIEAKYVVQGGNLKDLSLRVRQATVRSSAFESDLEELRLIVEYPLAIL; this comes from the coding sequence ATGTGCACTAACCGCAAACTTTCCCTTTCATTCATTGCGGCCCTGGCGGGCTGTACGCCGCTGGCCGCCATGGCCGTGGAAGAGCAACCTGAAGGGTTTATCGAAGGCAGTACGTTGAACGTGCTGGCCCGTAACTTTTACTTCAACCGTGATGACCGCAAGGGCCAGTCCAGCCCCACCGGCAACGGGTATTCGGAAGCCTGGGCCCAGGGCCTGATCAGCAAGTTCGAATCCGGCTTCACCCAGGGCACCGTCGGTTTTGGCCTGGACGCCTTCGCCATGTACGGCCTGAAACTGGACTCGGGCACCGGTCGCAGCGGCGGTAAGGGATCGTTCGGCGTATTGCCGGTGGACAGCGACAACCGTCCCGAAGACAACTACAGCAAGCTCGGCGGCGCCCTGAAAGTGCGCCTGCTGGATACCGTGATCAAGGCCGGCGATGTGTTCCCGCAAACGCCAGTGGTGCATTACGGCGACTCGCGTTTGCTGCCGGAAAGCTTTCGCGGGGTCACCGCACAAAACACCAGTTTTGACGGTTTGACCCTGCAAGGCGGACGTCTGCATGCCATGAGTCAGCCCAACGCCAGCGGCATGAACAATGGCTTCGCCACCTTCTACGCAGGCAAGGTCGACTCCCCTTGGATCGCCTACTTCGGTGGTGATTACCAAGTGAACCCAAATGTCAGCGTCAGCCTTTACAGCAGCCGCTTGAAGGATGCCTGGGATCAATACTACTTCGGCACGGCGGCCAGCTATCCGCTGACGGATGAGGTGTCGTTGTTCGGCGGTTTCAACTATTACAACGCCCAGGACGAAGGCAAAAAGCTGCTGGGGGAATTCAATAACAACATCTGGAGCGCCAAGGTGGGCGTAAAGATGGGCGCCCATAAACTGGCGCTGTCGCACCAGCGCAACAACGGTAATGACGACTTCGATTACCTGCGCCAGTCGGACTCGATCTTCCTCGACAACTCGATCCAGTACAGCGACTTCAACTCGCCCAAGGAGCGTTCGTGGATGGTCACCTACAACCTGGACATGCAGCCCTTCGGCATTCCCGGTCTGTCCTTCATGACCCGCTACGGCAAAGGCACCGGCGGCGACTACAGCAACGCCAATTCGGTGTACATGCGCCGCGATGCGGCTGGTAATCCGTTGACCGATCAACGTCGGTGGGAGCGGGATATCGAGGCCAAGTATGTGGTGCAAGGCGGCAACCTGAAGGACCTGTCGCTGCGCGTTCGCCAGGCGACAGTGCGTTCCAGTGCCTTTGAATCGGATCTGGAAGAACTTCGCTTGATCGTCGAATACCCACTGGCCATCCTCTGA
- a CDS encoding GNAT family N-acetyltransferase produces MNLTLTPPQWDDMNEMLAFELANRAFFESWINARPDAYYSVDGVTRAIETALQEAREDHTYQYLVRENGLLVGRLNFTQVRRRYYHCASLGYRMGAEYTGRGLARQAVALGLQKAFQDHGLLRIEATVRPENLGSVRVLERSGFTQYGHSHKSFLLHGQWFDMLHFEIHGGT; encoded by the coding sequence ATGAACCTGACATTGACGCCCCCACAGTGGGATGACATGAACGAAATGCTGGCGTTCGAGCTGGCCAACCGGGCGTTTTTCGAAAGCTGGATCAATGCCCGCCCGGATGCTTACTACAGCGTCGACGGCGTGACCCGGGCCATCGAAACCGCGTTGCAGGAAGCTCGCGAAGATCACACCTATCAGTATCTGGTGCGCGAGAACGGCCTGCTGGTGGGGCGACTCAACTTCACCCAGGTACGGCGCCGCTATTACCATTGCGCGTCCCTGGGCTACCGCATGGGGGCCGAGTACACCGGCCGCGGCCTGGCTCGGCAGGCAGTAGCCCTGGGGTTACAGAAAGCCTTTCAAGACCATGGATTACTGCGTATCGAAGCCACAGTACGCCCGGAAAACCTGGGGTCTGTCCGCGTACTGGAACGCAGTGGTTTCACGCAGTACGGCCATTCACACAAAAGCTTTCTGCTGCATGGGCAATGGTTCGACATGCTGCACTTTGAAATCCATGGCGGCACTTAA
- a CDS encoding flavin reductase family protein: MSLTYRRLVPLSKAYRLLNHGPTVLVSAAHNGQRNIMAAAWAMPLDFDPPKVAVVLDKATWTRQLLEGAGSFVLNVPCVAQADIVQTVGNTTGSDRDKFEAYGLQTFTGEHTEAPMLEGCVAWLECRLLPEPHNQQTYDLFLAEVIAAQADERVFSDGRWHFEGQDALRTLHHVAGGNFLTIGQPVVGRQLDV; the protein is encoded by the coding sequence ATGAGCCTTACCTATCGCCGTCTCGTCCCGCTGTCCAAGGCCTACCGTTTGCTCAACCATGGGCCGACCGTATTGGTGAGCGCTGCCCACAATGGGCAGCGCAATATCATGGCGGCCGCCTGGGCCATGCCGCTGGATTTCGACCCGCCGAAAGTCGCCGTGGTATTGGACAAGGCCACCTGGACCCGGCAGTTGCTCGAAGGCGCCGGCAGCTTTGTGCTCAACGTGCCGTGCGTGGCCCAGGCCGATATTGTGCAGACCGTGGGTAACACCACCGGCAGCGATCGGGACAAGTTCGAAGCCTATGGCTTGCAGACCTTCACCGGCGAACACACCGAGGCGCCGATGCTTGAAGGCTGCGTGGCCTGGCTGGAATGCCGCCTGTTACCCGAGCCGCATAACCAGCAGACCTATGACCTGTTCCTCGCCGAAGTGATCGCCGCCCAGGCCGACGAGCGAGTGTTCAGCGATGGCCGTTGGCATTTCGAAGGCCAGGATGCGCTGCGCACCTTGCACCATGTGGCGGGCGGGAATTTCCTGACGATTGGCCAGCCGGTGGTTGGGCGCCAGCTCGACGTCTGA